In Reichenbachiella agarivorans, one genomic interval encodes:
- a CDS encoding methyl-accepting chemotaxis protein, whose protein sequence is MNIRRKMIFLVLGVAILIYAVALGYAGYSMREKSIHDAEQLVNSVAIQKSNEIKATLDDYMSSIRAMAVIVRDYVNYPTEERVRLQEDLLFNVLEEYDIYESTWMSWELSAIDSSWEKTYGRERTTCYLENGERKTTITQLNLDGDVIGGLYLDTKIKQKETISPPYTYDDYDVNSTKVILGTSPIVPILSKDGEYLGQIGSDLSLDGFKKLTQFDSFDQGYTFLAAYDGTIVSHPDETLINTNISALEINQSLDFNLIDKVQAAEFANFTVYDKVLGDKVYVALSPIQVGRSVNPWLVGTVVPYSAITQSFRQTLTNTIIVGIIGLIILSYIVYNYSNQITVAIERTHRVLQSLSVGNLDTSELELDEKNNELSQMQSLMNKLIFDLRDKTKFAQEIGEGKLNSNFTPSSEDDELGLALVRMRDNLSSVLDDTREVIVQAGDEGKLSSRINVEGKDGAWSDLGDSINSLIESFYMPLMRFNRILSAMSTGDLTMRYSEDAKGDIQIMANNLNLALDNLDGLIQQIALSAAIVDESSVEMKVSSEEMSTNTREIASAISQMSHGAQTQVSKVDESSNLIEAILASSNEMGQKAETINEAAKSGLASSQKGMEMVNKVMFNMGDISAFSSQTNDSIKILAQRSKEIARVLGVITDIASQTNLLALNAAIEAAQAGDAGRGFAVVAEEIRKLAEGSRKSAQEIEKLVTDVQADTLDATKVIEIMMTSVKSGEETSKEATHVFKDILEASNATLSYSEEILNSAKGQTDGINNVVTIIEGVVVIAEQTAAGTEEVASSATELSSGMETYNDKSQKLAEIAEKLKEGVSMVKLTGAANQNTAIFNMKEAYEKEKSLLDSLLDFMPDAIYFKDLDSKFIKASKSVAKLFGIADRSEMIGKSDFDFYDKEVAEKLFQSEQEIVKTGNGILNDVSENRLSNGEVVYFSNTKVQLTDSEGNVIGTMGISRDITDKMKSERRSNN, encoded by the coding sequence CGATATTAATTTATGCGGTAGCATTGGGGTATGCTGGATACAGCATGCGAGAAAAATCCATTCATGATGCCGAGCAGTTAGTCAATTCAGTGGCTATTCAAAAATCTAATGAAATTAAGGCTACTTTGGATGATTACATGTCGTCTATTCGGGCTATGGCTGTGATTGTTCGTGATTATGTCAATTACCCCACCGAAGAGCGTGTTCGTTTGCAAGAAGATTTATTGTTCAATGTACTCGAAGAGTATGATATATATGAATCCACCTGGATGAGTTGGGAATTGAGTGCGATTGATTCGTCTTGGGAGAAAACCTATGGACGAGAGCGTACCACTTGTTATTTAGAGAACGGCGAAAGAAAGACGACTATCACACAATTGAATCTCGATGGTGATGTGATAGGAGGATTGTACCTGGATACCAAAATCAAACAGAAGGAAACCATTTCGCCACCTTATACTTATGATGATTATGATGTGAACTCCACCAAAGTAATATTGGGAACATCTCCTATCGTACCTATTCTATCAAAGGATGGAGAATATCTAGGTCAGATTGGTTCAGATCTTTCGTTGGATGGTTTCAAGAAACTTACGCAATTTGATAGTTTTGATCAAGGGTATACGTTTTTGGCTGCCTATGACGGCACGATTGTTTCGCATCCAGACGAAACCTTAATCAATACCAATATTAGTGCGCTGGAGATTAATCAGTCATTAGATTTTAACCTCATAGACAAAGTTCAAGCTGCTGAGTTTGCCAATTTCACGGTGTATGATAAAGTACTGGGAGACAAAGTTTACGTAGCACTTTCTCCGATTCAGGTAGGGAGGTCAGTGAATCCTTGGCTGGTAGGTACCGTGGTACCCTATTCAGCAATTACACAATCTTTTAGACAGACATTGACCAATACGATCATAGTTGGGATTATTGGATTGATCATCTTGAGCTACATTGTTTACAATTATTCCAATCAGATCACGGTTGCTATTGAGAGAACTCACCGAGTATTGCAGAGTTTGTCAGTTGGCAATTTAGATACAAGCGAGTTAGAGTTGGATGAGAAAAACAACGAACTTAGTCAGATGCAGTCATTGATGAACAAGTTGATTTTTGATCTAAGAGACAAAACTAAGTTTGCTCAAGAAATCGGTGAAGGTAAACTCAATTCAAATTTTACTCCCTCTAGCGAGGATGATGAGCTTGGATTGGCATTGGTCAGAATGAGAGACAATCTCAGTTCGGTACTTGACGATACAAGGGAGGTGATAGTCCAAGCTGGAGATGAGGGTAAGCTGTCTTCAAGAATCAATGTGGAAGGAAAAGACGGAGCATGGTCTGATCTTGGGGATTCAATTAATAGCTTGATAGAGTCCTTCTATATGCCTCTGATGAGATTCAATAGGATTCTGAGTGCTATGTCGACAGGAGATCTCACGATGAGGTATTCGGAGGATGCCAAGGGGGATATCCAAATAATGGCCAATAATCTCAATCTTGCTTTGGACAACCTAGATGGATTGATTCAGCAGATTGCTTTGAGTGCTGCGATTGTAGATGAGTCATCGGTAGAGATGAAAGTGTCTAGCGAGGAGATGAGTACCAATACACGAGAAATCGCATCTGCTATTTCTCAAATGAGTCATGGTGCTCAGACACAAGTATCCAAAGTAGACGAATCATCAAATCTCATCGAAGCAATATTGGCCTCATCCAATGAGATGGGACAGAAAGCTGAGACAATCAATGAAGCAGCGAAATCTGGATTGGCCAGTAGTCAGAAGGGTATGGAAATGGTCAATAAGGTTATGTTCAATATGGGAGATATATCGGCATTTTCAAGTCAGACCAATGACTCCATCAAGATATTGGCGCAGCGATCAAAAGAGATAGCTAGGGTACTGGGAGTGATTACTGATATTGCTTCTCAAACCAACCTTTTGGCATTGAATGCTGCGATAGAAGCAGCCCAAGCAGGTGATGCTGGACGTGGATTTGCGGTAGTTGCCGAGGAAATTAGGAAACTAGCAGAGGGCTCTAGAAAATCAGCACAAGAGATTGAAAAGCTGGTAACTGATGTACAGGCGGATACTCTGGACGCAACTAAGGTCATCGAGATAATGATGACAAGCGTAAAAAGTGGAGAAGAGACTTCCAAAGAGGCAACCCATGTCTTTAAGGATATTTTGGAAGCATCCAATGCTACTTTGAGTTATTCAGAAGAGATTCTGAATTCTGCCAAAGGACAGACCGATGGCATCAACAATGTGGTGACGATCATCGAAGGAGTAGTAGTGATCGCAGAGCAAACAGCAGCAGGGACAGAAGAGGTGGCTAGTTCGGCTACTGAGCTTTCGTCCGGTATGGAGACCTACAATGACAAATCTCAAAAACTGGCAGAGATAGCAGAGAAATTGAAAGAAGGAGTGAGTATGGTCAAGTTGACAGGTGCTGCTAATCAAAATACTGCTATCTTCAATATGAAAGAGGCCTATGAAAAAGAAAAGTCTTTGCTAGACTCGCTTTTGGATTTTATGCCTGATGCAATTTATTTCAAGGATTTGGATAGCAAATTTATCAAGGCTAGTAAGTCCGTAGCAAAGTTGTTTGGAATAGCCGATAGGTCTGAAATGATTGGAAAATCCGATTTTGACTTCTATGATAAAGAAGTGGCTGAAAAGTTGTTTCAGAGCGAGCAGGAAATAGTAAAAACAGGTAATGGTATATTAAATGATGTGAGCGAAAATAGATTATCTAATGGGGAGGTAGTATATTTTTCAAATACAAAAGTACAACTTACCGACAGTGAAGGCAATGTCATTGGCACTATGGGAATATCAAGAGATATTACCGATAAGATGAAAAGCGAAAGAAGAAGTAATAATTAG
- a CDS encoding ParA family protein, whose product MIITVINQKGGTGKTTTSVNLGCALAEAKKKVLMIDLDPQGNLSYWLGIGEVDKTMADVMMLDNKITDVIVKKEGVSIAPSDVSLSDVEINIASMNQRESILKNALSEVESDYDYVIIDCPPSLSLLTVNALTATDRVIVPLQMEVLSLQGLDQIVGSIARIKSVLNSNLEILGLLPVMVDRRRNLSREIYEYIEENYDLKLFESSIRSNVRVSEAPSFGVSVMSYSPNSTGATDYRAFAKEILKLTKNKK is encoded by the coding sequence ATGATCATCACAGTTATAAACCAAAAAGGTGGGACAGGAAAGACCACAACATCAGTCAATTTGGGTTGTGCCTTGGCAGAAGCTAAAAAGAAAGTGTTGATGATAGACCTGGATCCGCAGGGCAACCTTAGCTACTGGCTGGGTATTGGCGAAGTGGACAAAACCATGGCGGATGTGATGATGCTGGATAATAAGATCACGGATGTGATTGTGAAAAAGGAAGGGGTCTCAATTGCTCCGTCAGATGTGAGTCTGTCAGATGTGGAGATCAACATCGCCAGCATGAATCAGCGTGAGTCTATTTTAAAAAATGCCCTGAGTGAGGTAGAGTCAGATTATGATTATGTAATCATTGACTGTCCTCCTTCATTGTCATTGCTCACAGTCAATGCCTTGACAGCTACAGATAGGGTCATTGTCCCCCTACAGATGGAGGTGTTGAGTTTGCAAGGTTTGGATCAGATCGTAGGCAGTATAGCACGAATCAAAAGTGTGTTGAATAGCAATTTGGAGATTCTGGGTTTGCTGCCTGTGATGGTAGATCGAAGAAGGAATTTGAGTAGAGAAATCTACGAATACATAGAAGAGAACTATGACTTAAAGCTATTTGAAAGTAGCATTAGAAGCAACGTTCGCGTGAGTGAAGCTCCATCGTTTGGTGTGAGTGTGATGAGCTACTCTCCGAATTCTACAGGAGCTACTGACTACAGAGCCTTTGCCAAAGAGATATTGAAGTTAACCAAGAATAAGAAATAA